The window CCCGATCATCAAGGACCCGAACGTCGCGGACAGCCCGCGGCAGATCCTCGGCGAATGGTATCAGTGTCTCGAAATCGTCCGCGACCGCGCACTCCGTTCGGGAATGGATTTCTGGAGCTTCATGCTCACCGTTCCCCACACCAGCTACCCGCAGCCGACGGTGGACGACCTGCGCCTGCAAGCTTACAGCAACCTCGCCTACGGCACGCAGGTGCTCCAATGCTTCACTTACTGGACCCCGACGGTAGAGAATCCCGAACTCTGGAAATACCGCAACGGGCCGATCGCCGAGGACGGCACCCGCACCGAGACCTACGACATCGTGAAATCGGTGCTCGACGAGATCCAGAAACTGTCGTGGGTCTTCCTGGACAACAAAGTAACGGGCGTCTACCACATCGGCACCCCGCTGCCGCTGGACACCCGCGCCCTGGACAAGCTCCCTGCCGAGATCACCGAACTGTCGGTGGGCCGCGAAACCAACACGGCGTGCATTTCGTTCTTCGAGAACCACGGCTACCATTTCATGATGGCGGTCAACACCGACATCAACGAAAAGTGCTACCTCAATGTCGGCACGCAGGGGCACGTGCGCCGCATCCGCAAGGACGGCTCCGTGCAGCCGGCCTCGAACGACCAGCGCACGCTGACGCTCGACCCGGGCGACATGGTGCTCTACATGTGGTAGCCGCCCGGTCCGCAGGACAAAATCCGGAAAAAACCGCACCCCGCACGGCTTTTTCCGGATTTTCTCGTATCTTTGTCCCGCAAGGTTTCGGAACGGGGATCGCACGCACCCCGCCCGATGAAAAGGGAATCCGGTGAGAATCCGGAACAGTACCTGCTGCTGTAAGTCCCCTCCCCTCGCGGGAGACGACGGTTGCCGCACGCTATGCCACTGGCCGAAAGCCGGGAAGGCGCGGCAACAGGGACGAGTCAGAAGACCTGCCTTGACAAGGATTCGCACCCGCGGGTTTCGGGCAGAGATCGAACGGCAGCTTCGTCATACGACTTTTCCGTCCAGTCGATTTCACCGTCCGGAGTCCGGTGCATACGACTTAAAAATGGCAAGCTATATGATCCGGAATCTCTGTTTTTCAACGGCAGTCCTCCTCCTGGCGCTGCTCGCATCCTGCAACAAGGACGACGTAATCACGGACGGCGGGCCCAAACCCGTCATCACGCTGGACAATCCCGACGGCATTTATCCGGTGAAGGTCGGCAAATCGGTGACGATCGCCCCGACGGTCGAGAATGCCGAAGGCGCCGTCTACGCATGGATTCTCGACGACGAACCGGCCGGCTCCGGACCCACTTTCACGTTCGAGGCCCGGGAAGCGGGCATCTATTTCCTCGTCTTCCGCGTCGAGACCCCGAACGGCAAAGCCGAAGAGGAGCTGCGCATCGAGGTGAACCGGCTGCTGCCCCCGGAGATCTCGTTCCCCGTCGGTGACGACCGGGTGATGGAGGTGGAAGCCGGACGCGAAACCACGATCGCCCCCACGATCGCCAACGGCGACGGAGCGACTTTCGAATGGACGCTCGACGGTGAAAAGACCGGCTCCGATGCGACCTACACGTTCAAGCAGAGCGACTTGCGCGACTATCAGCTGACCCTGCGCGCCGAAAACGAAGACGGCGAAGACGAAGCGAGCGTCACCGTCCGGGTCGTGGAGCGTTTCACGGTGACAGCCGTTTTCCCGGCGCCCTCCCTCCGGTTCGGCAAGGAAGGCACCCGGAATGTATCGCTGGGCCGCACGCTCTACCTGCGTCCCGTCCTCGAACATTTCCACAATCCGACATTCGAATGGACGGTGGACGGAAAACCGGTCGCCACCGAAGGCGACGGAGCCGTTTACGGCTTCAAATCGGCGGCGAAAGGCGATTATACGGTCGTCGTGAAAGTTACCGACGACGACGGCCAGACTGCGACAGCCACCGTCGCGGTGACCTGCTGCGACGACGAAATGTCGCACAAGCGTACCGGCGGAACCGGGCGGTTCTCGGACAAGGTCTACGAATACACTCCGGCTCCGGGGCAGTTCATCAACGAAGGCGGTTTCAAAGACATCACCTCGGCGGAAGCGGCCGCATCCAAAGCTCAGGAACTGCTCCGGCAAAACGCCGAGGAGAAAAAGAACTACTATGTGTCGCTGGGGGCCTGGGGCGGATATATCGTCGTGGGATTCGACCACAGCATCGAAAACAAGGGCGGCGACGACTTTTCGGTCACGGGCAACCAGTTCGCCCAGTCGTCCGAACCGGGCATCGTGTGGGTCATGCAGGACACCAACGGCAACGGGCTTCCCGACGATGAATGGTACGAACTCAAAGGCTCGGAATACGACAAGTCAGAGACGCTCAAGTCCTACGCCATGACCTACTACCGCCCGAAGAGCGCCGGCGCGGACATCCAATGGAAAGACAACCGCGGCAATGCGGGCAAAGTCGAACGGAACAACAGCCACACACAAGAGAGCTACTACCCGGGATGGATCGACGCCGAGAAGTACACGCTCTACGGCACGCGGCTGGCCGCCAACACGACGCGCCATCCGATCACGGGCGACTACTTCAACCGCCCCTACGACTGGGGATACGCCGACAACGCAGGCAACGACCAGGCCACGGGAGAGATTTC of the Alistipes senegalensis JC50 genome contains:
- a CDS encoding PKD-like domain-containing protein, whose amino-acid sequence is MIRNLCFSTAVLLLALLASCNKDDVITDGGPKPVITLDNPDGIYPVKVGKSVTIAPTVENAEGAVYAWILDDEPAGSGPTFTFEAREAGIYFLVFRVETPNGKAEEELRIEVNRLLPPEISFPVGDDRVMEVEAGRETTIAPTIANGDGATFEWTLDGEKTGSDATYTFKQSDLRDYQLTLRAENEDGEDEASVTVRVVERFTVTAVFPAPSLRFGKEGTRNVSLGRTLYLRPVLEHFHNPTFEWTVDGKPVATEGDGAVYGFKSAAKGDYTVVVKVTDDDGQTATATVAVTCCDDEMSHKRTGGTGRFSDKVYEYTPAPGQFINEGGFKDITSAEAAASKAQELLRQNAEEKKNYYVSLGAWGGYIVVGFDHSIENKGGDDFSVTGNQFAQSSEPGIVWVMQDTNGNGLPDDEWYELKGSEYDKSETLKSYAMTYYRPKSAGADIQWKDNRGNAGKVERNNSHTQESYYPGWIDAEKYTLYGTRLAANTTRHPITGDYFNRPYDWGYADNAGNDQATGEISDGDQRKNYFRISNAVNADGSAANLKYIDFIKVQTGISQNSGALGEVSTEVFAFEDENL